One window of Mesorhizobium sp. PAMC28654 genomic DNA carries:
- a CDS encoding sensor histidine kinase translates to MTLRRPRSLKWSLVLRIALLQCAMLTLIIIGIVGALLATGLIPHDYEDGSLDVLVDALARDAKGDLILKDTPDLITLRSNVPDLWFIIRDKQGHRLQEGTVPATFQPFVGLLDNISDARIDNAIGEAAPPAGKIRWSDTAAGSVQIMTGTKGGLSLLRLLMEAPQLFLQGILPLAGLMALATLFATPWVVRGALSGLGHAATEAERIDIDKRGVRLPLQDVPKEVTPLVKAVNAALERLDKGYERHKRFLTDAAHELRTPVAILNTRLASLPPMPERARLLQDAARLSTLADQLLDLQRLDRQAEHFKPVDLVVIARNVVVDLAPMAFSAGYEMSFEPVAKSVFVTGDRTAIERAATNLVQNAIEHGGNAGKITVSVTTPAVIEVLDEGDGVPLGERERIFEPFYRLHPRDHGAGLGLNLVQEMMQLHGGRIEILEGNPSGARFRMTFPAA, encoded by the coding sequence ATGACGCTGCGACGCCCGCGATCGCTGAAATGGAGCCTGGTGCTGCGCATCGCCCTGCTGCAATGCGCGATGCTGACCCTGATCATCATCGGCATCGTCGGCGCCTTGCTGGCCACCGGGCTCATTCCGCACGATTACGAGGACGGATCGCTGGATGTGCTCGTGGACGCCCTGGCGCGCGACGCGAAGGGCGATCTCATCCTCAAGGACACACCTGATCTCATCACTTTGCGGTCGAACGTCCCGGACCTCTGGTTCATTATCCGCGACAAGCAAGGGCACCGGCTTCAGGAAGGCACCGTGCCAGCCACGTTCCAGCCCTTTGTCGGCTTGCTGGATAACATAAGCGACGCACGTATCGACAACGCAATAGGCGAAGCCGCGCCACCCGCTGGAAAGATCCGCTGGTCCGATACGGCGGCCGGTAGTGTCCAGATCATGACCGGAACCAAGGGTGGCCTTTCCCTGCTTCGCTTGCTCATGGAGGCGCCGCAGCTCTTCTTGCAGGGGATATTGCCGCTTGCCGGACTGATGGCGCTTGCCACGCTGTTCGCGACACCGTGGGTGGTGCGCGGCGCGCTTTCGGGCCTTGGCCATGCGGCCACTGAGGCCGAGCGCATCGATATCGACAAGCGCGGCGTGCGACTGCCGCTGCAGGACGTTCCCAAGGAAGTCACGCCACTGGTCAAGGCGGTGAATGCGGCGCTGGAACGCCTCGACAAGGGCTATGAGCGCCACAAGCGCTTCCTGACCGACGCGGCACACGAATTGCGAACGCCGGTCGCCATCCTCAACACCCGTCTTGCCTCGCTGCCGCCAATGCCCGAACGAGCCCGGCTGCTGCAGGACGCCGCGCGTCTTTCGACGCTGGCCGACCAGCTTCTCGATCTGCAGCGCCTCGACCGGCAGGCCGAACATTTCAAGCCGGTCGACCTTGTGGTGATCGCGCGCAACGTGGTCGTCGACCTCGCGCCAATGGCCTTTTCGGCGGGATATGAGATGTCCTTCGAGCCGGTGGCGAAATCGGTTTTCGTCACCGGCGACCGGACAGCAATCGAGCGCGCCGCGACCAATCTGGTCCAGAACGCCATCGAACATGGCGGCAACGCCGGAAAGATCACAGTCAGCGTCACCACACCCGCCGTGATCGAGGTGCTGGACGAGGGCGACGGCGTGCCACTGGGCGAGCGTGAGCGGATATTCGAGCCGTTCTACCGGCTGCACCCGCGCGATCATGGCGCCGGACTCGGTCTCAATCTCGTGCAGGAGATGATGCAGCTGCATGGCGGCCGGATCGAGATCCTCGAGGGCAATCCATCAGGCGCCCGTTTCCGGATGACGTTTCCGGCAGCTTAA
- a CDS encoding RrF2 family transcriptional regulator yields the protein MKRNSRLSSTLHILVHMAETPDRALTSEQLAAFIHTNPVVVRRTIAGLRDAGIVTSSRGHGGGWLLGRAPEAISLAEISTALGETLLPFSTEPESPGCLVEQAVIAVLDDFRVEAEKLLEQKLSHITLADLTADFRRRYDLIGVSSHAL from the coding sequence ATGAAACGCAACAGCAGGCTTTCCTCGACCTTGCACATTCTCGTCCACATGGCCGAGACGCCGGACCGCGCGCTGACCTCCGAACAGCTCGCCGCCTTCATCCATACGAATCCGGTTGTCGTTCGCCGCACCATCGCCGGCCTGCGGGACGCGGGCATCGTCACCTCGTCGCGAGGCCATGGCGGCGGCTGGTTGCTTGGGCGGGCACCGGAAGCCATCTCGCTGGCCGAGATCAGCACAGCGCTCGGTGAAACGCTGCTGCCGTTCAGCACCGAACCGGAAAGTCCGGGCTGCCTCGTCGAGCAAGCGGTGATCGCTGTTCTCGACGACTTCCGCGTCGAGGCTGAGAAGCTGCTTGAGCAGAAGCTCAGCCATATCACGCTTGCCGACCTGACCGCCGACTTCCGCCGGCGCTATGACCTGATTGGAGTATCCAGCCATGCACTATGA
- a CDS encoding NAD(P)/FAD-dependent oxidoreductase, producing the protein MHYDLIVVGGSFAGLSAAIQAARARRNVLVIDAGQPRNRFAEHSHGFLGQDGRAPDAILDDARRQLLAYPTASVFSGRADKAVAAGSDDFKITTDGGEIFGAARLVLATGVRDILPDVPGLAEQWGKTVLHCPYCHGYEVSGGSLGVLATGPLSMHQAQLIADWGDVTLFGNGLLEPDAEQMAVLEKCKVRFEPSTVAELREDGSGGLIVHLDDGRTVGVQAMFTAPRNTMASLLAEQLGCGFTDGFLGPVITVDERQQTTVPGVYAAGDAARAMHNIAFAVSGGAFAGVCAHQSMVFG; encoded by the coding sequence ATGCACTATGACCTGATCGTCGTGGGCGGCAGCTTTGCCGGCCTGTCCGCCGCCATCCAGGCGGCGCGGGCGCGGCGCAATGTGCTGGTGATCGACGCCGGCCAGCCGCGCAACCGTTTTGCCGAGCATTCGCACGGGTTCCTGGGGCAGGACGGGCGCGCGCCCGATGCGATACTGGATGACGCGAGGCGGCAATTGCTTGCCTATCCGACGGCCAGCGTTTTCAGCGGGCGTGCGGACAAGGCCGTGGCCGCGGGCAGCGACGATTTCAAAATCACCACCGATGGCGGAGAGATATTCGGCGCCGCACGGCTGGTGCTGGCCACCGGCGTTCGCGACATCCTGCCGGACGTTCCCGGGCTCGCCGAACAATGGGGCAAGACCGTTCTGCACTGTCCCTATTGCCATGGCTACGAGGTTTCCGGCGGATCGCTTGGCGTGCTCGCGACCGGTCCGCTGTCGATGCATCAGGCGCAGTTGATCGCCGACTGGGGCGACGTCACGCTGTTCGGCAACGGCCTGCTCGAGCCCGACGCCGAGCAAATGGCCGTCCTGGAGAAGTGCAAGGTGAGGTTTGAGCCCAGCACTGTCGCCGAGCTGCGGGAAGACGGTTCGGGAGGATTGATCGTCCATCTCGATGACGGCCGAACCGTCGGCGTCCAGGCGATGTTCACCGCGCCGCGCAACACAATGGCGAGCCTGCTGGCCGAGCAACTCGGCTGCGGCTTCACCGACGGTTTTCTCGGTCCAGTGATCACCGTGGACGAAAGACAGCAGACGACGGTTCCGGGCGTCTACGCCGCCGGAGACGCGGCACGCGCGATGCACAACATCGCCTTTGCCGTATCGGGCGGCGCTTTCGCGGGCGTGTGCGCCCACCAATCGATGGTCTTCGGCTAA
- a CDS encoding DeoR/GlpR family DNA-binding transcription regulator — protein sequence MIHSKRHSEILRLLQEEGTITIASLADRLGVSLETVRRDVKPLTSDGSVLKMHGAIGLLSMAGEAPFERRMRENADAKRAIARMVAATIRDGESIMLDTGTTTSFLARELLGHRRLTVVTNSSDIARTLATVNGNKVYMAGGELRSDSGAAFGVSAIEFVSRFSVSHAVISTGAVDAAMGIMDYNLEEAEFARMVLSRGQRSLVITDHSKFGRQGLVQVCGFDGFSELATDKAPPQDVAAALAQAGARLSIAGSEAGV from the coding sequence ATGATCCACTCGAAGCGACATAGCGAAATCCTGCGTCTCCTGCAGGAAGAGGGCACGATCACCATCGCCAGTCTGGCCGACCGGCTGGGCGTTTCGCTGGAGACCGTGCGCCGCGACGTCAAGCCGCTCACTAGCGACGGTTCGGTGCTGAAGATGCACGGCGCCATCGGCCTGCTGTCGATGGCGGGTGAAGCTCCGTTCGAGCGACGCATGCGTGAGAACGCCGATGCCAAGCGCGCCATTGCCCGCATGGTCGCCGCAACCATCCGCGACGGTGAATCGATCATGCTCGACACCGGCACGACGACGTCATTCCTCGCCCGCGAACTGCTGGGACATCGGCGGCTGACGGTCGTGACGAACTCGTCCGACATCGCCCGCACGCTGGCCACCGTCAACGGCAACAAGGTCTACATGGCCGGTGGCGAGTTGCGCAGCGATTCAGGCGCAGCCTTCGGCGTCTCGGCCATCGAGTTTGTCAGCCGCTTTTCCGTCAGCCACGCGGTGATCTCCACCGGCGCCGTCGATGCCGCGATGGGCATCATGGACTACAATCTGGAAGAAGCGGAATTCGCCCGCATGGTGCTGTCGCGCGGCCAGCGGTCTCTCGTCATAACCGACCACAGCAAGTTCGGTCGCCAGGGTCTGGTCCAAGTCTGCGGCTTCGACGGGTTTTCCGAACTGGCCACCGACAAGGCGCCGCCGCAGGATGTAGCCGCCGCCCTTGCGCAAGCTGGCGCACGGCTCAGCATTGCCGGCAGCGAAGCCGGGGTCTGA